The genomic region CACCGCTGGTATAGAGCTGGAGGACCTGTTTGGAATCGAAGATTTAAAATGGACTCTTGATAAAGACGCTTCGTCTCCACTCTTTGGTATCGATTTGTCTGATTTTGGAGTGTGCAGTCCAAAGGATCCAGACTCCGGGGTCGAAGCATCAACAGGCTCCTCTCCAGACAGAATGCAACCTGACTCGAAGACGAAGAACAGACAAAATCAGACCAGGAACGTGATCAACAAAAACGCCATCGCTGCCAGATTGAATCGTCTCAGGAAGAAGGAATACGTCGGCAGCCTGGAGAAGAAAGTCGGCGCCCTGTTTGCAGAGAACACCGGGCTCAAACAGGACAACACTCAGCTGACCAAGAGGGTGGAAGAGCTGGAGGATGAGACCAGGTACCTGAGGGCTGTGCTGGCCAATGAGAGCATGTTAGCCCAGCTCTTGTCCAGGCTGAGCGGTGTGAATGGGATGAAATTATCTTCCTCGCTTTTGCAGGGGCACAACTCCAACGACCACGACTACGCGCTGCCGAGGAAGCGTGTGAaagtggaggagaaagagacaTCTGGTGGCGTGTGTCTGCACGTGGACAAGAACCACGTGTCGGTGGAGTTCTGCACTAAGTGTGCTGAGAGTGCAAGCACGTCTCTCAAAATGTAGGGTCAAGTACTTCTCTGTTTTCAGATATTCAGACTGAACTGTAGAGGCTGGATGAACACTGTTAATTTACCTAAGAACTGCTGAATGTGCATGTGTTGATGTGATCATGGATTAACACGTTACTGCTAAACCTTGTTGACAGTTTCTTCTAGGTAATGGTTGACGCACGATGTGGGCTGAGCTCCTCTCTGAACACCTTTACCTGCTTGACTCCATGGTAAGGATCAGTCAAGAAAAGATTTGTTTTAGTTTCTCTGGAGATGGAGTCGCTGCGAGTTCAGCAGCGACCACAGTACTTTGATTTTGATAAACTTCTTGTTCCTGTTAATGGGGCTTGGAGAACTTCAGtaatctgttttttgttgtgataaagaatgatttgattttaGTTAAGATGTAACTAAGAGTTAAATCACAGTATTCTGAATGTTGAGATGTTATGACGGTGAAGGTCCACAAAGAGTGAGCATAAATCAGTAGTTCATTGGGAAAAGTCAAAATCTAAGGAGAAGACGTTCTAAATTTTGATTTGTTGAGTTAATCTCTTTGTGAACCGTCACCATTGTATGAAAGAATACTTTCATTTAGCGCCACCTATCTTTCTTTATGCTAAAGTGGATTCTGCTGGTGGAGGGGAAGAGGCTGGACAAGCAGCTGCCAACACGGCctggtatttttttaaaggtagtATCGGTAACAAACGGTATTCATTAATTATCTTCCAGCAATACTCCACTACACCTGCAGCTGCACGGCTGCTCCATTCAGATCAAAGCTAACAGTGGATTTACAGCCTCATGATTATGAGCTGTTTATATCTGACATTTATTCACAGATACGTAAAAACAGTCTGCTTTAAGTGCCACTTTTTGAAGTGTGAAAACatgtaaatgtgtaaataactttgagaaatgttgaaaaataaatcatatttttattgtaaatgaCTTAGAAATATCTTTTCTCTGTCTTGATCTGTACTGTTGATATTaatgcttctctttttttctctctgaacaGCAAGCTCTGCCGATAAACGTCTTACTTTTCCTGAACATTTGGGTCGAGTCTGGTAAAGGttgtgaaacaaacaaaatgggAAGTAAAAAAGCACCCGACATGAGGGGGGGTGTGATCAGGAACATGGTTTAGTCCATCTGCTTCAGTCAAACACAGTCAGTCTTTGTCACAGCTGTTTTATTTCCATACTTCAGTATAACCTGTATGAAGGGTTTAATGACGCAGGGGTTTTAGCTGTTCCATGCAAAGCCTTCACAacacatgttttaaagtttggagAGGGGCAGCCAGCCAATCGGCGATGGATTCAACCCCCACCACTTACCACTTCTGGCTCCACCCCCAAATCCACACACTCCCATTAAGCAACTAAAGTTTTTCCTGTCCTTACTAAGAGTCTATTGTTTCCTGAGCTCATCATCTTGGTACACAGAAACATTAGCGTGGATGACAGCGTGCTgtgtgcagtggtggacaaagtaaatgtacttgagtactgtaatTAAgtagtttttgagtatctgaaCTTTATTTGAGTATCATTTTTTGTGAACTACtttcactccactacatttgtgtttagttttatatttcatggtataatTTTTAGAGATGAAATGATGTTTTCTAGATGAACATAACAGTAGAATGTACACctatgcattcttgactgcactcgtgCTTTGTAAAAAGAcgttttgatattttttgaaagtactttgaatacttcagtattttgaaAGGCAAGTACTTCcgaactcaagtaataatttgacggatgaacaactttcacttgtattagaGTAATATTTgccctggaggatctatactttgactgaagtaatgaagttgtgtactttgtccaccactggctgTGTTGGTGTAAAGTCATGAGCTGACACGAGTTATGATTTGGGGCTTGTATCTGAGCACCAATACAGACGTAGGTCTGTTTTTGACAGTGTGAAAGAGTTCTCCAATCTCTGACCCAGATCCAGTTAGATACTGTAGCTACTGCATGATGTTGAATTAGAAGTGACCACATCCCATGAAGGCAGACTACTTCCCCGTGCTATTAGCTAGTAATGGCTTTGCTCTGCACAGCTAACAATCCCACTGTGGAGGAACCTTAAATGTTCCCAGACCTTTAACTGGTTTAAAATTTTACCGTCTCATTTCAGCCGTACCTAATTGTTGTGCTGATGCTGTTGAAAGCACATACACCTTTAAGTTATCTGAGGACACTGGAGGTTTGTAGTTCTGTAGTTTCATAAAGGTCAGTGAATAGAGAGTCCATCCACCAGAAACCCATGAGCAAATCATTCTCTCCAGTCAGTGAAGTCACAGAAGGGATCTTGCTAATAAACCGCTGGAACAGAAAGTGTCGTCCTTACACTGCAGTTTGTCCAGAATAAGCACTAAAGCTATGAAAACTTAATCAGGTCTTTGGGAGTCTGGTACGCAGATTTTGTAATAGCCGTTTCTCAAAACCATCAAAGTTCAAATAATCTAAAAGACACTGACTGAAGAATAAAAGACATGAACACTCATGGGAAACAGCACACGACCATACAGTGTTAGATATCATTGATTAATGTCTACTGGTTTTAGATGTCCAGGTGTCTTGTTAGAAAGTCACACATCAAATCCAATGATAGTATTGAAGATTTTAGCCCAGATATGAAACTACTTTGTTTCTGGGTCTGATGTTTCAGTGAAGATGAAGCAAATGGTCCAACAGCCCGCTGTGATGATGAGTTTGACTTGAAGCAAATGGCGCAAAACCTgcagaaaataataaattcatgaataaatagataaacaaacaGGAACCTCAGCAGTAAGAGGTTATCAGTTCTTTAAAACCATACGGAAATATTGAAGTGTGTTtaaaagacaggaaacaaacTGTTCAGATTGCTTCTACGACATTGAATTGATGAGTGGCTTCTTGTTAGTAACTAGTTCAGTGAATAAGTTAGTGGATATGATTAGAGGATGTTAGTcctggctgcagctctgagtggtGTATGAGAAGATGACCACAGTCTTTGGAGTGAAGCTAAGATTATTGATGACGAGGGGCAAGTTAACACCGTCCTGATGGGTAGAGTTTCTTACTTCTCACAGAGTTCATTTAATAGAAACTCTGTTTACACGGTTTGGAACAAGAATTTAAagacctgcagcctgttgcaccagctgtgtgtacgTTGTGTCTTAAATTAGGATGTAAAGTCCACACTAAaccatacgttgaaactagttagtttgtaacttaagttgtgtcgatgtttggttgcaccacagagacgtaatattaatcttaactagtagaccgtaacgtccaaacaaaccaaaaattaCAAACTAcaacatacattaatactcaggagggcaaatcttggtcatcatatttttccaaaggatgtaatctgTAATCTCTTGCGGATATTGTGTTGCTGCTGTAATAtagctgggagaaccctctgtatctcctcatcttCCAAATGACCCCACATTTCAAAACGACGCACCATGCCAGCCGATATACTCTTACgaaggactttacacctactaggagctaAGTGTAAGATTTAGGTTGTAACTTAGGctgacgttggaactatctcagctggtgcaacacacAACATTAGTAGAGAgaaaactccatcctaaatgagaaattacgttcaGACTAGTCTATGTTTGAACTTACAcccagctggtgcaacaggctgcagaacaGGAGTAAAATACAGCACTGCAGGATCATAACAGTTatagttttattagttttttttacatgaagcaCTTTCTCAGGTACATCTAACACAGCATCAGTGACACATTTGTGAAGTCTCAGAGCTTTAATGCAGAGGATGTTTCCTCAGTaattctctctcattttcatgcAACATGTACTGGAGGAGTCTAACTGAAGATAGGAGCTCACACGCAGcacttttaaagctttaatgGAAAACTCTTAAACTTGGCCTGACACTGATGTCAGCTGACTGTGAGCaggtaataaatacatttggacATACAGATGTCCTCTGTTAATGCAGCTGCTCTGATCAGCTCGGTGCCTGAGTTAAAAAACTAGGAGTCAAACCGTTTTTCATCCTGGTGTTCAAAAGTGTCAGCATGTTGACTCATTTCATCACAGCAGAGTGTTCAGAGGGGTGGCATGGGTCCACCTTAGAATGTAAAGGGACCCCCCAAAaacctaaactatgattggttGTTTGCCCTGCCAGAGGCGGGGCTTGTGTTCTAATCGTTTTGGGTCGTGTGTTACAAGCCGATAGAAGCTTTAAGtgtagcacattttcttttgttggttcttatatttatataaaaaagaatACTTCCCACGCTGGCCTGAAGATGTCAGGTGTGTATAGATCAGGAAGGTTTCcaggaaatgtatttttgactTTGCAGTCATTTGATCCTTTAGACAAATATCTTCAGTCTGAAGAAAAATATGtttccactctgttgtgttactcCATAAGGATAACAAAATAGAACAGGAGTATAACATCTGTAtgatacttgaaaataagtagTATAAATGGTTGTGGTTTGTGGACACCCCTTAATGAGTCAGAGCCCCAGTTCAGCCtcctgaggaaaaaaataaaaaatccacATGATGAGGTGTGTGTcgactctcactctctcctcacaCTCCCTTGtcaaatgaaggaaaaaggacaaaaaataaaaccatcttGAATAACCGCTTACAAACCTGCACTCTTCAGTGTTCACCTTTGGGATGAAAATAAGGATTGAACATGCTGTGAAGATCCTGCAGAGGCGCCACCTACTGGAAGATAAGTGGAAGTGAGTTCATCTTACTGAACAGGTAAGGGTGGAAAATCAACAGCTGGCATCAGAAAGTGTATCCAGCTCAAACaccaacatgaacacacaacagTTAATATGTTAGAAGCCTGTACTGAGTCGCCTGAGGGCTTCTTAGTGATATGTGAAAGTatgttcaaatatttaaaaatgacttcaaaTGTGAAAACCGAGtcatctttttgttttcattacatAACTATAGTATTCTACCATCTATGAGAATCTGTTGATGCgtgagtatatatatatataataaaagcCAAAATTAAGCTGGACTTAGCCTGATGGTAAAATTGCTACCCCATACAGCAGGTGGCCTCTTTCCCACATAACCCCCCTgcctcccagtttcctacactatccactatcctctcctctatgaataaaggtgtaaaagccccccccccaaaaaaggaaaGCCAACGTTAAGCTATATATGTGGGTGTATAACCATATATATAATGATCAGGTGTGGTGGGTATTTAGCTCAAAACTGATTTCACAGAAAATATCTCCCTTTTaataaatgatgaaaataaattacTGCAAACAACCTCCGCATGCTCCCTGACTGTTAACTTCCTATCAAAGCAGATCACATTGTGCTCTCAACAatctgcatgaacacacacatttggCCCTGCACCTTCACCACAAGCTGACTAAAGGTCCTATAAGGGGTTTTAAGCTGATTTTTATCCCCACTGAAAATAACACTGACCTTTTTCTGTGCGACAAAAGTAAATGCAACCATCAGGGAGAAGACACTAGTCATTCCTGAAACAAGCTTCTCAATGATGCATTGCATACATTTTATGAGGTCATTATGTCGTTTTGATGCTTCAGCTCATACTCACTTAAATTCTCCTCCAGAGCAGTGGCCAGTCTCTGACTGAGAGTGGACCTCACCTGAGTTTCCTGTGAGTCATCCAGGCGAGGAGACGCTCCACATgtcaaataaacatttcaatgagtctgaagttaaaaaataatctaGTGTGATGATGAACAAACAACACAGGAGCACACAGACTTTGTCAAAGTTATTATTGTAGAAtactttgatgtatttttttctttcatacaGACAAAAGGTGTTGGACTTTATTCCCATTAAATTCTCTTAGATTTCCATACAGATTTAGTCTACAGTATACAGGTGTGTTCTTTCTCATATATAGATATTTATTCGCTTAAATAACAGGCAGGTAACTCTTTAATATATTCAATAGTCTTTATggatttttttgtacatttttttgtcttttttcgtTTCAGCACAGGTAAGGCTGTATTTTCTGTCAGCGGAACAGCGCTGCGATGGGCAAGTCGGGGACCATTCACACACAATATTTACAACAGTATGTATAATGAATAATGTAAAACCTTAGGTTCTTCTCTTCCAAACATGGCAGTAAATACTGGTAGCAGATCTACAAGAGCAGCCTGACAATGCAGCGCACTGCACTTCTGCAGTCTCTAGCTCTGCAGCAGCCTCCATCTCTCCGTCCTCCCTGGTCCCCTTTTTGTCCTTCAGCTCAGAATGAGGAACGtctgtccctcctgtcctctATTTACAGATCTCTGCTCTTAAGAGACTAGAAGCTTCTCCACACCTCTGCAAACGTCAGGGACTGTTCAGCGACAGAAAACACAGCCCTCAGAATATGCTCAGGAGAATGTGCAACTGTCTTTTCCATCAGTGGGAGCACCGGTGGAGAACTCAAAAAGAATCAGATTAATCATAATATACAAGCGTTTCCATTTTGTTGTTCCTCTCTTTACAAAAAGCAAaagattaaaagaaagaaacatccaaaataaaaaaacgagtgtaacAGGAACATAGTACCTGTAAATCAAAGATGCACATGTGCACATTTGGGCGGTCTGTACAGTAGTGGTGCAGTTGTACAATTTATAATtctgataaatataatatattctTTTTCACATTGTGTTTGCCTTCTGTGAAGCTTTCTCACAACATCATGATGGAACGTGGCGGGACGGATGGACAGAGATGGACAGTCAAATTTACACCACTGAAGATTGTTTgcctgtttgtgtatgtatgtatgtatgtatgtgtctgtgtgtgtgtgtgtgtgtgtgtgtgtgtgtgtgtgtgtgtgtgtgtgtgtgtgtgtgtgtgtgtactgcagAAAGCATCATAGCGCTGTTATAAGAGGTGCTGAAGTAGAACATGTTAGACTCAAACAggtatgattgtgtgtgtttatgtttatgtttgtgtgcatgtgtgtgcgtgtgtgtgtgtgtgcgtgtgtgtgtgtgtgtgtgtgtgtgtgtgtgtgtcggaggaggaggaggaggacagcagaTGGGGACAGGTCATAGCACACAGTAGTGACAGTAGCCTAAATGATTTACCAACACATAAAGAGTGACATTAATGATACCAAATGCATGCTTCAAAACAGACAGACCAATACAATGTTAACCCCGCCCACCCCCAGGGGGCGGGGCAGGGGGGGGTGGGCGCAATGATGTTGAGCATTCAAGAAGACAGAGTTCTGTACAGGTAGGGCTGTTCCCAGAGAGGCCTGTGCGCGTCCTGGACCAGGTGCAGCAGGACACATGTGTTCTGTTCTCACAGGTGGAACATGGCAGTCTGTTGCATATCGTCTGCCCTCGCCTTCCTCTGGCGCTCGGACCAGACGGTTACTCAGGGAGGTCAacggggggagggagggggagggaggggtcaCGCTCCGAGGCAACATGAAGTCAGCGAACGGGTTGCCCACACCTAGTGCATTATGGGACACGGGAGGGCGCTCTCATGGCCGATCTGGAATGTGATGCAGCTGTTGGAATGTTCAGAATGTTCCATGGAATGTTGGCGGAATGTGATGTCACAAGCGCTGCGCCCGGCATCACACGGGGCGcctgtttatatttttacagtttgttcGTTGGGGTGAGCTCACGCTGCGTGTTGGACCAATCAGCACGAGGCATCTTAAAGGGGCAATTCAACACTTTGGTTAAAACTCACACACCTGTTTCCCTCTTCGAGTCTAACATCTGACCAATCAATGAGAAGCTGCATccagttagcctagcttagcattgaGACACAGTTAGCCAAACTTACAAGAAGTCGTTCCAGGTCCACCTTTTAGATATAAGAATATATTCTCTCATATGTCAAACATTTAGGGATGTAACAGTTCCCTTAGCCTCAATGAAAGCATAAAAACTGATGACCCATCCTGTGCTTGCGCGCTCAAACCAACTTTGTGTCCAATGAAATGCTTCCTTTAAACTCTAAGTCCTTCAATCATGAAGCACAGGACCTACGAGCTGTGTccctgttttaatgttcatgtctTTCTAGTCTGCTGGGAATCAGCATCAATACCAACATCTCGCCCTGTACCttgctctttttaaaataaagctaCACATGCAGATAAAATATAACTCTGCTAACAATGCAATCTTTAACTCCACACAGAACCCAGGTTAACTCTGTCTCACTGAAGTATGGTAAAGCTCCAGCAAAGATCCAGAATGAATAATCAATACACGGCTGAACTCCATTCCTGAAGAGCTCTGGTTCAATGGGCGGTGCAGTCGAGTCAGTGTCTTTCAGAGGCTGAGAGAACAGTAAAGACAGAAGGACCTCTACACGATCAGAGTTCTGATTCTCTCAGCTCACTGTGGACGAGAGAAGACATCAGACATGTTTCCAAAGTGTTGAAAGTGTTCCTTTAAGGTATCCTGATAGTCTCAGCGTACACGATGACAGGACAGGCTCACAGTGTTTGACACATGATTAAAGCTGTCAGAGGTCCCACCTGATAGATCTGAGCAGCTCACGAGCTAAAGCTAAAAGTGAACACTGACACACGGCCGCATGCTCCTCTGTTTGATGCTTCTACATCAAATCCAACAAAATCAGTGTGAGCACAATACTGACGGAGACAAGCAATGGCACGAGAGCAGGTGTGAGGTGAGTGTAGGTCAGTCTTAAAGGGCCATCGCCTGTGCATTGTGTGTCTGATGGCATTTAAAGGGTTAATGCTTCACAAGCATTCAGCTTTTCTCAGAAGaagctgtaacacacacacacacacacacagacacacacacacacacagacacacacacacacacacaaggacgaAAGCCATGGGAGAGGACGGGGCAAGACGACGTGAGACACATAACAACGGAACGGAGCGAGGAACAGCAAGACAGAAGACGACGGAcggacagagagggggaggggccaGAGTCACCCCAAAATcagttcatcatcatcatcatcatcatcatcatcatcatcatcatcatcatcatggcaGGAGGTGATGGGACTGTATGAGCATACACGCATCACAATGAGAGTGAGACACACACTGTCCGGTCTCACAGCCCCCCTTATGTGGACTCAGGTGAGTCTGGAGACAGAACAGTGATGAAGatcatatatatacacaaacatcatgtgtgtgtatatatgctCTCTATGTGTCAGTGTTACGTCCACGCTCAGGCTGAATGAagagtgtctctgtttgttgttgttattgttgttatcgTCAAGGGAGACGTGGTGAGAAATAAAGAGTTGAGCAGAATGAGTGAATGAGCACCTCCACGTCTGAGCCGATGAGAGGATGAACTGTTCGAGCTCTGAGGATGATCACAGGTGACTGCAGGTGGAGTTAAAGGGGGGTGATGGCAGGgggagcaggtggaggagagggggggtacAGGACGATAACACTGACGGTGAACACCCATAAAAACAGAGTGGGGCTGGGCCCGGCGGTTGGATCTGCTGGGGggtgttttttttggttttctgtcccccctccctcccccttccAGCCGTTGCTCAGGGCAACACAGCGAGAGCAGACCTGTGCGTGTGTGATGAGCGAGCGTTGGGTCGGGCAGGGTGGGGTGGCCGGTTTTGGGCGGTGGAGGGGGACAGGGTTCAGACTGAGAGGGCTGGAGGTGgggcagagggagggggagtcTCAGATACCTCAGGGAGCTGCAGGCAGCCAGTGTCCACTCCCTCGTCCCTCGCTCCCTCCTGTTCACGTGTCGTGGGGAGGCTGGATGAAAATGTCATGTGTGAGTCCTcagccctctcctcctccccgtcCCAAAGACTCCTCCCCCTCCCAAAGACTCCTCCCCCTCAACGTGTTCAGTTATAACGAGGTCTCCACGCAGTACAGGTGGGCCAGGTGTGGGGCTGGGGGTTTCAGCGGCCGGTCCCTGCCATGATGGttgtgttggtggtggtggcggGGGTGGTGGTGAGGGCTGCGGTTGCTGGGGGCGTGGCTGCTCTTTTTGTTGCCGTGGGAGACGGATGAACtgatactgctgctgctgctgttgttgttgttgtttcggTTGCACGGGGTCACCGGGAGGCTGTACTGGCGGTAGGGGCGGGTGGGGCGGTTGCGGGTCGGGGGCTGGGGCTGTGTGGGAGGGGGCGGCGGCTTGCGGAGGGCCGGGTGCAGGTGCTGGTATCTGCTGAGCTCTGATTCGTCGTCCACGTCAGTGTCGTCGATCAGCGGGATGTTGTGGATGAGGTCGTTGATGAGGAACTCCGGGTGGGCCATGAAGTTGTGGATGGAGTTGCGGGATTCCGGTTTCTCCCGGCCCTCGTACAGCGAACTACGGAATGCTTTCACCACTCgcatctgcagagaggaaggacGATGACGAGGAGACGACAAGACACAAagaagagagagtcagagaagaACAACCAGACACGAGACAAGGGAACCCAGAGACAGACCTGTGTCctccagcagacagacagacagacagacagacagacagacactcaGGGCCAGGTGTCTGCTACCTCAGCGTCATCTTAACAATGTAGAATAATAATGGTCACATACATTTTAGCTTCCTCAGAGCTGCTCTGAAGTAAACCTGTTCATGTCTTAGAAATGAACCCCTGTGCTGGAGCCAccagctagttagcatagct from Notolabrus celidotus isolate fNotCel1 chromosome 11, fNotCel1.pri, whole genome shotgun sequence harbors:
- the crebzf gene encoding CREB/ATF bZIP transcription factor isoform X2, which translates into the protein MITRRRGRSVNATELQSLEVEVVDAVETDEDLPSPSEGFLADDMDTAGIELEDLFGIEDLKWTLDKDASSPLFGIDLSDFGVCSPKDPDSGVEASTGSSPDRMQPDSKTKNRQNQTRNVINKNAIAARLNRLRKKEYVGSLEKKVGALFAENTGLKQDNTQLTKRVEELEDETRYLRAVLANESMLAQLLSRLSGVNGMKLSSSLLQGHNSNDHDYALPRKRVKVEEKETSGGVCLHVDKNHVSVEFCTKCAESASTSLKM
- the crebzf gene encoding CREB/ATF bZIP transcription factor isoform X1, translating into MITRRRGRSVNATELQSLEVEVVDAVETDEDLPSPSEGFLADDMDTAGIELEDLFGIEDLKWTLDKDASSPLFGIDLSDFGVCSPKDPDSGVEASTGSSPDRMQPDSKTKNRQNQTRNVINKNAIAARLNRLRKKEYVGSLEKKVGALFAENTGLKQDNTQLTKRVEELEDETRYLRAVLANESMLAQLLSRLSGVNGMKLSSSLLQGHNSNDHDYALPRKRVKVEEKETSGGVCLHVDKNHVSVEFCTKCAESASTSLKIFF